One Mycolicibacterium pulveris genomic region harbors:
- the pgl gene encoding 6-phosphogluconolactonase, whose amino-acid sequence MSTVVEKYPDTTALVEAAGDRLVGAINDALAARGAAHIVLTGGGTGIALLKRVRTRNSEIDWAKVHLYWGDDRFVPSDDDERNHKQAAEALLDHIDIPAANVHPMAPSGGEFGDDIEAAARAYEQVLAATAESGQPSPEFDVHLLGMGPEGHINSLFPHAAAAREKDRLVVAVSDSPKPPPRRITLTLPAVQRARQVWLVVSGAGKADAVAAAVGGADPDDVPAAGAVGREATVWLLDEDAATKL is encoded by the coding sequence ATGAGCACGGTCGTCGAGAAGTACCCGGACACCACCGCGTTGGTCGAGGCCGCCGGTGATCGGCTGGTCGGCGCGATCAACGATGCGCTGGCCGCGCGCGGCGCCGCCCACATCGTGTTGACCGGCGGCGGCACGGGCATCGCCCTGCTCAAGCGGGTTCGCACGCGGAATTCCGAAATCGACTGGGCGAAAGTGCATCTGTATTGGGGCGACGACCGGTTCGTCCCGTCAGACGACGACGAGCGCAACCACAAGCAGGCCGCCGAGGCGCTGCTGGACCATATCGACATCCCCGCAGCCAACGTGCATCCGATGGCGCCCAGCGGAGGCGAGTTCGGCGACGACATCGAGGCCGCCGCGCGGGCCTACGAGCAGGTGCTGGCCGCCACCGCCGAGAGCGGGCAGCCGAGCCCGGAATTCGACGTGCACCTGTTGGGCATGGGTCCCGAGGGCCACATCAACTCGCTGTTTCCGCACGCCGCCGCGGCGCGCGAGAAGGACCGGCTGGTGGTGGCCGTGTCCGACTCCCCCAAGCCGCCGCCGCGGCGCATCACGCTGACGTTGCCTGCGGTGCAGCGGGCGCGGCAGGTGTGGCTGGTGGTCTCGGGTGCGGGCAAGGCCGACGCGGTGGCCGCGGCGGTCGGCGGCGCGGACCCCGACGACGTGCCCGCCGCCGGCGCGGTCGGCCGCGAGGCGACGGTCTGGCTGCTCGACGAGGACGCGGCGACCAAACTCTGA